In a single window of the Rhodamnia argentea isolate NSW1041297 chromosome 2, ASM2092103v1, whole genome shotgun sequence genome:
- the LOC115746255 gene encoding EPIDERMAL PATTERNING FACTOR-like protein 2 isoform X2, whose protein sequence is MGRIQEWLFCPRSGQTMAFLLLLFLWGSSQVTYVAPGRVISSKLPRGEDEQEKVMLTKSMRSLIGSRPPLCERKCSSCGHCEAVQVPFVPQQVHGPRRVRSARSHVASASTRVAAAYYGRGDDISNYKPMTWKCKCGDTLFNP, encoded by the exons ATGGGGAGGATTCAAGAATGGCTATTTTGCCCCAGGAGTGGGCAAACAATGGCCTTTTTGCTCTTGCTCTTTCTGTGGGGCTCAAGCCAAGTCACCTATGTGGCTCCAGGTAGAGTCATCTCCTCCAAGCTTCCG AGAGGAGAGGACGAACAAGAGAAGGTGATGTTGACGAAGAGCATGAGGTCGCTGATAGGGTCGAGGCCGCCGTTGTGCGAGAGGAAGTGCAGCTCCTGCGGGCACTGCGAGGCCGTGCAAGTCCCTTTTGTTCCCCAGCAAGTTCACGGCCCGAGAAGAGTCAGGAGTGCTCGTAGCCATGTCGCTTCTGCATCCACAAGGGTCGCAGCTGCTTACTATGGGAGAGGCGATGACATCTCCAACTACAAGCCCATGACCTGGAAGTGCAAATGTGGAGACACGCTTTTCAACCCTTga
- the LOC115746255 gene encoding EPIDERMAL PATTERNING FACTOR-like protein 2 isoform X1 has translation MGRIQEWLFCPRSGQTMAFLLLLFLWGSSQVTYVAPGRVISSKLPQRGEDEQEKVMLTKSMRSLIGSRPPLCERKCSSCGHCEAVQVPFVPQQVHGPRRVRSARSHVASASTRVAAAYYGRGDDISNYKPMTWKCKCGDTLFNP, from the exons ATGGGGAGGATTCAAGAATGGCTATTTTGCCCCAGGAGTGGGCAAACAATGGCCTTTTTGCTCTTGCTCTTTCTGTGGGGCTCAAGCCAAGTCACCTATGTGGCTCCAGGTAGAGTCATCTCCTCCAAGCTTCCG CAGAGAGGAGAGGACGAACAAGAGAAGGTGATGTTGACGAAGAGCATGAGGTCGCTGATAGGGTCGAGGCCGCCGTTGTGCGAGAGGAAGTGCAGCTCCTGCGGGCACTGCGAGGCCGTGCAAGTCCCTTTTGTTCCCCAGCAAGTTCACGGCCCGAGAAGAGTCAGGAGTGCTCGTAGCCATGTCGCTTCTGCATCCACAAGGGTCGCAGCTGCTTACTATGGGAGAGGCGATGACATCTCCAACTACAAGCCCATGACCTGGAAGTGCAAATGTGGAGACACGCTTTTCAACCCTTga